The genomic segment TTCAAAAGGGATGAATAAGAGATCTGTAAATAAACTACCAATCCATCTAAAAATATTGCTTGCTATCATAACTTAATTATCTTTACAGTGCAAAAATAACAAAAGAAAACGATGTTAGCCAATTTTTTAAGCAAATCTAAACCAATCAATTTTATTGTGCTTTTAGCACTATTCTTTTGTGTCTTTTTATTTGATGCAATTACAGTATATGCTTCCAAAGCTTTTACGCTTACTATTTTTATGGAAAATCTTGGCTTTTTATTGCTTTTTTTACTCATATTTTTCTTTTATAATTTTGTGATTTCTAAGAACAGCTTAACAAAAGACAATAGCTACGCGTTCTTTATTTTTACAGTGTTTTTAAGTTATTTTATTGTAAAATTATTTTCTTTTAAAGTGCTTTTTTTATTGCTGATTTACATGCTATTTCTAAGAAAAATTTACAGCTTAAAATCTTCAAAAAAAGTGCTTCAAAAATTATTTGATAGTGGTTTTTGGCTCGCTATTTTATTTTTTATCGAACCTTTTTCTGCAATGTTTGCATTGCTAATTTATGTAGCAACTTATGTGCACCATAAAATTACAATACACACTTTGCTAACGCCAATTGTTGGTTTTTGTGCTCCTTTATTTATTTATTATGCGTATTGTTTGTGGTTTAACGAAGTAGCTCTTTTTGCAAATATGTTTGTTTTTAAGCAGTTTAATGAAATTTCTTTTTATGCTGAAAATAATTTTTATTGGATTGTAATTGCCATATTAACATTTACAGTTGTTGGCTATTTCTTAAAAACTCCAAAAGCACTTTCTGTAAATAATTCTTTTAAGAAAAACTGGATTATTTTAACATTCAATTTAATAATATCCATTTTTTTCTTGCTTTTAATTCCTGAAAAAACGGGTGTAGAAATTCTTTTTCTTATTTTTCCAGCAGCTGTAGTTGTTGCAAACGGACTTGAAATGATAAAGAACGATTTAATTAAGAATGTCGTTTTCTATTTATTGTTAATTAGCTCAGTATTATATACAGTATTGCTATAATTTTGTTCCGTAAGCCAAATCTCCTGCATCTCCCAAACCTGGTACGATGTAGCCTTTATCGTTTAATTTATCGTCTATTGTAGCAATCCATAATTTTGTGTTTTCTGGAAAATAATTTTTAATAAAATCGACACCTTCTTTAGAACCAATTACAGCAACAATATGAATCTCTTTTGGAATTCCATATTTTTTAATTGCTTCGTAAACAGCAACTAAACTTTGCCCAGTTGCCAACATTGGGTCTGCCAGCAATAACGTTTTATTATCAATTGATGGCGATGCAAAATATTCGACAACAATTTCGAATTTATTATCGTTTTTAGGATGATGCCTGTATGCAGAAATAAACGCATTTTCTGCATCATCGAAATAATTTAAAAGACCTTGGTGTAAAGGTAAACCTGCTCTTAAAATGGAGCACAAAACAACATCATTATAAGACAATTGTATTTTTTTCTTTCCTAAAGGAGTTTTAACATACACACCCGAATACGATAATTTTTTACTTAATTCGTAGCCTAAAACTTCGCCAATTCTTTCGATATTTCTTCGAAATCGAAGCGAATCTTTTTGAATGTTAACATCTCTAATTTCTGCGATAAATTTATTTAAGATTGAATTCTTTTCAGCAATATGATGTATTTCCATTTGTAATGTCTTTCTAACAAAATTACAAAAAAGAAAGCGCAATTTTAAAAGTAAAATTGCGCTTTAAAATACTATTTTATGTAGCTTTAGAAATTATACCCAAAACGTACAGAAAAATCGCCTAACCAACCACTGGCAGAAGAGTTTTTACTTGAAATAAAACCATAACCATACCCAAGTCTTAATTCAAAATCGAAATTAGACCCTAAATCTCTTCGAATTCCCCAGGAAGGAATAATCGTAAAAAAACCACTGTTAATTGTTACATTCTTATTATTAGAGATAATAAACCAATTAGGATTATATTTTGTTCTTAAACTAAAAAAATTGGCTGCATTATTTTTAACGGATCTTCCTTTTTTAGTTCTTTCCTCAAAATTATAATACCATCTTGGTTCTAAAGATAATGCTGGCAATAAAATATATTGATATTTTGGGGTATCGTTACTTCCATAAGAAAATCCTGCATCTAAACCTATTTCGGTTCGCAAAGCAAACTCATTATTTAATCTGGCTTCGTTGTAAACCCAAGCACCTAAAATACCTGTTTGAACTCCATACATAGATTTTTTTACACCTACTTTATCTTTACTGTTTTGAGAAAATAAAAAAAAGGTTGAAAAAAGAAATGCGACTGCTAATAAAGATTGTTTATTCATTATATAATTGTTTTGGATTGATTACTAAAAAGAAAACTCTAAACAAAAACTATGCCATAAAAAATATTTTTTTCGAGCAATTTTATCGCAAAAAAATGTATCTTGTACCTTATTAAGGTAAATTTTAAGAACTAAAAAAAATAAAAAAAATGGGAATTTTTTCATTTATTAAAAATGCAGGAGCAAAAGTTTTTGGTATTGGTAAAACAACAGAAGAAGAAAATGCAGAAAAATCTGAACAGTTAAGAAACGTAATTACAACCTTAGGTTTAGAGGTAAAAGATTTATCTATTGAGGTAGATGACGATGCTGTAAAACTTTGGGGAGAAGCTTTAGATTTGGCGACCAAAGAAAAAGTAGTTTTAGTCGTAGGAAATACCAATGGAGTTGCCTCTGTGGAAGATAATATGTCTGTTGCAGAAATAGCAATTATCGAAGAAGCAGAAATGGCAAAATTCCACACTGTAGAAAGTGGAGATACTTTAGGTAAAATTGCCAAAGAATATTATGGAAATGCTATGAAATATCCTGTAATTTTTGAAGCGAACAAACCTATGTTATCTCACCCAGACAAAATTTATCCTGGGCAGGTTTTAAGAATTCCGCCTTTAGTGGATTAAACTAAAAAAAAAATCAACCAAAAGTTAATTAACCTAACTTAAAAGAGTTTCAATTTATTTTGAAGCTCTTTTTTTACGCCTAGTTTTAAAATTATCCTCAACTTTGCAAATTCATTTTTCTTACATAAATTATTATGAATAAAAGAGTTTTAGCATTAATTGCAGTTACCATTGCTACAATAATCTATGGGGTAAATTACACCATTGCAAAAGATGTTATGCCCATGTACATAAAACCTTATGGCTTTATTTTTATTAGGGTCTTAGGTGCTACTGCCATTTTTTGGGTTTTAGGTTTGTTTGTAAAATCTCAAAAAATAGAAAAAGAAGATTATAAAAAAATTCTTTTAGCTTCCTTTTTTGGAGTTGGTTTAAATATGTTGTCTTTCTTTAAAGGTCTAAGCCTAACAACGCCCATAAGTGCTTCTGTAATGATGGTAACTTCGCCAATTATGGTGCTTGTTTTTTCGAGTATTCTTATTCGAAAAGCGATTGGAAAACAACGAATAATTGGTGTATTTATCGGTTTAATTGGTACTATTTTACTAATTACCTATGGAAGTTCTTCAAAAGGAACTGCAACCAATAACAATCTTGGTAATTTCTTGGTTTTTGTTAATGCTTCCTCCTATGGTTTGTATTTAGTTTTGGCGAAAAATTTAATTAAAAAATACCATCCGCTTGTTTTTGTAAAATGGCTCTATTTATTCGGACTTATTTTTATAATTCCTGTTGGTTATTGGGAGTTTTCGGAAATTGTTTGGGAGGCAATTCCTACTAATATGTATTGGAATATTGGTTTTGTGGTTGTTTTTACAACGTGTATCACTTACTTATTCAACTTATATGGTTTATCGAAATTAAAACCAACAACTGTAAGTGTTTTTATTTATTTACAACCTGTAATTGCTTCTATTTATGCCTTAATTGTAGGTAGCGATTCTTTAAATTTGGTAAAAATAGGTGCTACTTTATTAATCTTTTTTGGTGTTTATTTGGTAACAAAGCAGGTGAAAAAATAAACACGAATTTCGCTAAAAACACGAATTAATTTTAATAAAATAATGCCACGAATTCACGAATTATTTTTTAAAATATACTGATTATTTTTTAGGAAAGAAACAAAATTCGTGAATTTGTGGCAATAAAACTTAACGAGTTTGTCTTGTATTTTACTTCAATAATAGCTCAAAAAAACATTATTAAAACTATATTTGCAACTTATTAAAAACGACGAATTTATGATTCAATCTATGACTGGTTATGGAAAAGCAGTTTTACAATTACCAACCAAAAAAGTAACCATAGAAATTAAATCTTTAAACAGTAAAAACCTCGATTTAAACGTTCGAATTCCTTCTTATTACAAAGAACAAGAGCTAAATGTTCGTAAGAAATTAGCAAAGGCTTTGGTTCGAGGAAAGGTAGATTTTTCTATTTTCGTTGAAATGACTGCAGATGAAACTTCAACTGTTTTAAATAATGGTGTTGTGCAACAATACATGCAACAATTAAGAAATGTGGTGCAAACTGGAAGTTCAAACGATGTTGAATTGCTAAAAATGGCAGTAAGAATGCCAGATGCTTTAAAAACGGAACGTGAAGAATTAGATGAAAATGAGTGGAATATCATTAACGAACATATAGATATTGCAATTAAAGAAATTGTGCAATATAGAATTGATGAAGCATCTTCTTTAGAGATTGATTTTAAGGAAAGAATTGCAAATATTAAAACCTATTTAGAGGAAGTAAAAGCGTTGGATGGAGACAGAGTAGAGAATGTAAAAACGCGTTTAAAAAAGGCAATTGACGATTTAAAAGTAGACACAGACGAGAATCGTTTCGAGCAAGAATTAATCTATTATTTAGAGAAATTAGACATTAATGAAGAGAAAGTTCGTTTGGCAAATCATTTAGATTATTTCTTACAAACCTTGGCTTCCGACGATTCTAATGGAAAAAAATTAGGTTTTATCGTTCAAGAAATGGGACGTGAAATTAACACAACTGGTTCTAAAGCCAATTTTGCGCCAATGCAAAAAGCGGTTATTCAAATGAAAAATGAGTTGGAACAGATTAAAGAACAGATTTTAAACGTACTATAAATTTAGGTTTCGACTGCGCTCAACCAGACATTCCTTTCTGTCTTTAGAGTGAAAATTATATTTTATCAAAATGAAAGATTTTAAAGGAAAATTATTCGTGTTTTCTGCACCATCAGGCTCTGGAAAAACTACGATTGTTCGCCATTTATTGGCACAAGAAAAATTTAATTTAGCCTTTTCTATTTCTGCAACTTCAAGATCACCAAGAGGTTTCGAAAAAGATGGCGAAGATTATTATTTTATCTCTCTAAGAGATTTTAAAGATAAAATTAAAGCCAATGAATTTTTAGAATGGGAAGAAGTTTACAGAGACAATTTCTATGGAACTTTAAAAAGTGAAGTCGAACGTATTTGGGCGCAAAAAAAACATGTTATTTTTGATATTGATGTGGTTGGAGGTTTAAGAATTAAGAAGAAATATCCAGAAAAAACATTGTCGGTTTTTGTGAAACCACCAAGTGTAGATGAACTTAAAATTCGTTTAAAAAAACGCAAAACAGAAAGCGAAGAAAAAATAAATATGCGAATCGCAAAAGCTTCAGTAGAATTAGCAACTGCACCTCAATTCGATAAAATTATTAAAAATTACGATTTAGATATCGCTTTAAAGGAAGCAGAAGATTTAGTGAGTGATTTTTTGAATGAAGAGGAAGTTGGAAGTTTGAAGTAGGAAGTTGGGAGTATGAAGTTGGGAGTATGAAGGTGGAAAGCACGAAGTAGAGAAGCAGGAAGGTAAATTGATTATTAGAAAAGTATAGAGAAAATTTAAAAAATGTGGGAAGTAGGAAGTGGGAAGTAGCAAGTTAAATATTGACTGAATACTTCAAGCTCCCAGCTTCCAACTTCAAACCGTTTACAATGAAAATCGGCTTATATTTTGGCACTTTTAACCCCATTCATGTGGGGCATTTAATTATTGCCAATCAAATGGTAGAAAATTCAGACTTAGATGAGATTTGGATGGTGGTTACTCCTCACAACCCATTTAAGAAGAAAAGTTCTTTACTGGAAAATCATCACAGGTTTGAGTTGGTTTATAGAGCCACAGAAAATTATCCGAAAATTAAACCTTCGGATATCGAGTTTAAATTACCTCAACCCAATTATACCGTTTTTACCTTAGCAAATATTACTGAAAAATACCCTGATAAAGAATTTTGTTTAATTATGGGTGAAGATAATTTGAAGAGTTTTCATAAATGGAAAAATTATGAAACCATTTTAGAGCATCATCATATATATGTTTATCCAAGAATTTCTGAAGGAAAAGTAGCAACTCGATTCGATAAGCACCCAAAAATTCATAAAGTAGAGGCTCCAATTGTAGAGATTTCTTCAACAATGATACGAAATGGAATTAAAGAAAGTAAAAATGTACAACCTATGTTAACCAAAGAAGTTTGGGATTATATAGACGAAATGAATTTCTACAAAAAATAATTTAATTATTTTTATTCCGTTACTAAAATATACGCTCTGTAAGTGTTTCTGTATATTTGTACTATTCAAATTTTAATTTGTGGCTAAAAAGGATAAAAAAAAGGGAAAACTAAAACAAAAACTAACTGATAAATACAGATTAGTCGTTTTAAACGAAAACACGTTCGAAGAGCGTTTTTCCTTAAAACTATCACGTTTAAATGTGTTTGTTTTAGGAGGTGTTTTCTCAATTTTATTAATTATCTTAACCACAGTTTTAATTGCATTTACACCCATTAAAGAGTACATTCCAGGCTATTCTTCTTCTAAATTAAAAGCAACTGCTGTAAAATTAACTTTCGAAACAGATTCTTTAAAAGCCAAATTAACCACTTTAGAAAACTATACAAAAGCTTTAAAACCTGTTTTAACAGGAGAAATAAAACCAGAAAGCATCGATTCTATTATTTCGAAAAATACTCCTATTATTGTTGACGAAAGTAAATTAAATGCTACTAAAGAAGATTCTTTATTTAGAGAAAAAATAGATCGAGCAACACGTTTTTCTATCTTAAATAATTCAAGAAATAAGAATAATATTGTTTTTTTCGCCCCATTATCGGGTTCAATTTCTCAAAATTTCGATTCAAATACCAAGCATTTTGCAGTAGATATTGTTGCTACAACAGGAACACCAATAAAAGCAGTTGCAGATGGAACCGTTATTTTTTCTGGCTGGAATACAGAAACTGGCTACGTAATTATTCTAAAACATAGCAACGATTATATTTCC from the Polaribacter cellanae genome contains:
- a CDS encoding DUF6427 family protein, which gives rise to MLANFLSKSKPINFIVLLALFFCVFLFDAITVYASKAFTLTIFMENLGFLLLFLLIFFFYNFVISKNSLTKDNSYAFFIFTVFLSYFIVKLFSFKVLFLLLIYMLFLRKIYSLKSSKKVLQKLFDSGFWLAILFFIEPFSAMFALLIYVATYVHHKITIHTLLTPIVGFCAPLFIYYAYCLWFNEVALFANMFVFKQFNEISFYAENNFYWIVIAILTFTVVGYFLKTPKALSVNNSFKKNWIILTFNLIISIFFLLLIPEKTGVEILFLIFPAAVVVANGLEMIKNDLIKNVVFYLLLISSVLYTVLL
- the lysM gene encoding peptidoglycan-binding protein LysM, with amino-acid sequence MGIFSFIKNAGAKVFGIGKTTEEENAEKSEQLRNVITTLGLEVKDLSIEVDDDAVKLWGEALDLATKEKVVLVVGNTNGVASVEDNMSVAEIAIIEEAEMAKFHTVESGDTLGKIAKEYYGNAMKYPVIFEANKPMLSHPDKIYPGQVLRIPPLVD
- a CDS encoding DMT family transporter; this translates as MNKRVLALIAVTIATIIYGVNYTIAKDVMPMYIKPYGFIFIRVLGATAIFWVLGLFVKSQKIEKEDYKKILLASFFGVGLNMLSFFKGLSLTTPISASVMMVTSPIMVLVFSSILIRKAIGKQRIIGVFIGLIGTILLITYGSSSKGTATNNNLGNFLVFVNASSYGLYLVLAKNLIKKYHPLVFVKWLYLFGLIFIIPVGYWEFSEIVWEAIPTNMYWNIGFVVVFTTCITYLFNLYGLSKLKPTTVSVFIYLQPVIASIYALIVGSDSLNLVKIGATLLIFFGVYLVTKQVKK
- a CDS encoding YicC family protein produces the protein MTGYGKAVLQLPTKKVTIEIKSLNSKNLDLNVRIPSYYKEQELNVRKKLAKALVRGKVDFSIFVEMTADETSTVLNNGVVQQYMQQLRNVVQTGSSNDVELLKMAVRMPDALKTEREELDENEWNIINEHIDIAIKEIVQYRIDEASSLEIDFKERIANIKTYLEEVKALDGDRVENVKTRLKKAIDDLKVDTDENRFEQELIYYLEKLDINEEKVRLANHLDYFLQTLASDDSNGKKLGFIVQEMGREINTTGSKANFAPMQKAVIQMKNELEQIKEQILNVL
- the nadD gene encoding nicotinate (nicotinamide) nucleotide adenylyltransferase, translating into MKIGLYFGTFNPIHVGHLIIANQMVENSDLDEIWMVVTPHNPFKKKSSLLENHHRFELVYRATENYPKIKPSDIEFKLPQPNYTVFTLANITEKYPDKEFCLIMGEDNLKSFHKWKNYETILEHHHIYVYPRISEGKVATRFDKHPKIHKVEAPIVEISSTMIRNGIKESKNVQPMLTKEVWDYIDEMNFYKK
- a CDS encoding M23 family metallopeptidase codes for the protein MAKKDKKKGKLKQKLTDKYRLVVLNENTFEERFSLKLSRLNVFVLGGVFSILLIILTTVLIAFTPIKEYIPGYSSSKLKATAVKLTFETDSLKAKLTTLENYTKALKPVLTGEIKPESIDSIISKNTPIIVDESKLNATKEDSLFREKIDRATRFSILNNSRNKNNIVFFAPLSGSISQNFDSNTKHFAVDIVATTGTPIKAVADGTVIFSGWNTETGYVIILKHSNDYISVYKHNGNLLKQQGDFVKSGEVIATVGSTGELTTGPHLHFELWSGGYAVNPTNFIDFK
- the upp gene encoding uracil phosphoribosyltransferase — translated: MEIHHIAEKNSILNKFIAEIRDVNIQKDSLRFRRNIERIGEVLGYELSKKLSYSGVYVKTPLGKKKIQLSYNDVVLCSILRAGLPLHQGLLNYFDDAENAFISAYRHHPKNDNKFEIVVEYFASPSIDNKTLLLADPMLATGQSLVAVYEAIKKYGIPKEIHIVAVIGSKEGVDFIKNYFPENTKLWIATIDDKLNDKGYIVPGLGDAGDLAYGTKL
- the gmk gene encoding guanylate kinase: MKDFKGKLFVFSAPSGSGKTTIVRHLLAQEKFNLAFSISATSRSPRGFEKDGEDYYFISLRDFKDKIKANEFLEWEEVYRDNFYGTLKSEVERIWAQKKHVIFDIDVVGGLRIKKKYPEKTLSVFVKPPSVDELKIRLKKRKTESEEKINMRIAKASVELATAPQFDKIIKNYDLDIALKEAEDLVSDFLNEEEVGSLK